The Ciona intestinalis chromosome 9, KH, whole genome shotgun sequence genome contains the following window.
TACTTTGTGTAATTTCATGGTTTAAAGTTTCAACTAAGTAGACAACAgttctaaaaataattaaacccaaaaaatttaacttataaaagAAATTCTTAAACATCAGATCAGCTTGTAGAGCACTTTgcttagttttaaaatagtaaaaaccTGAACATGTGTTAGTGgcaaatttctttaaataatcaCATGACTTTctgaaaattttaagttaatattttgtgttcataagacaaatatatttgtcaCATGTTGCACGGGACAAGTTACCTATGTCATCATCATCAGTAGTACTTGTAATTAAACCTCtatatttaactttgcttAAATGCCATCTCATGCTACAGTAGCCATACATAGTTCACTGCGCTACATTTACTTGGAAACCGACCACCTTTACATTGTTCCTtttgatttaataataaatgaagtCTCACTGTAATCTTAGCCACACCTGCCTATATTAAGAGGTTAATACaaccactatgacatcatagagcATGCTTTGTTATGTCATTTGTCAATGAAACAATTACTTTATGATTATTTTGATCACTTATTATTTCCACTCGCACCCTAATCCGCCAGGAGTCTACTTCGTTGCGTGGAGGAAGAGCTTCACTCACGGTAAAGTTTTCCGTTTGCTTCTTGTTGCAGTAAGGGCTCGGCACCTAACCTATAATTGCTCTTTGCTCTCAAACACAATGTTCTTTTTCACCCCTTCTAAAACGTGTGGGTTAATTTGATTAATCGGTGAAATTATATTCTGACCACCACTTACTGGTGCTCTAGGTTTTGGTGTCATTTTCTGATTCTGCATGAGTTAGTGCAATTTGTCTGTAGGGTCCATTAGTTTAGATGTAGATACCATCACACGTCATTAAATTCATTGCTTACCACACCTCAGTGTAGTTATGTATGTAGAAAGCAGACTTGTGTCAATACAGTTTCACTGCGTGGTTTATATGTCTGTTGTCATGCAAGTTAATTATTAGCTGCAGTATCGACCTTATGTAAAGTAATATTCCATTCACATTTTGACAACATATTTGTGCACATGAATACAATAGATGTAGAACCTGCAGAGTAAATTCAATGTCAATTGCATTTGCatagttataacataatagCACCTGAACCACCACACTGGCAGCACCAATATTGCATTATATCAGGTTCTAACAatgaaacacaaaatatttgcaatgtATATTCTTTAACTTTCAATAAGCAAGACAGCCGAGCCCTTTAAACAAATGCTCCACCTCTATTTTGCAGCTATTCcttatttcatttgttttcatttataattagTTACAACTTTGACCAAATATCATGCAACCTTAATACTTGCATGGCATgcatgtatatttattttgcataCACAGCATTGCATGTTCGGACAATCAGATCCTAATTACTTATCACTCTAGAATCTCAggtgtttaaatttacattggGCACTGACTTggcagaaataaaaaactcgttaaaacatatttttggaTACTGACATACTAAAGCATTTCAATATTACAGGGGACATGATGCCATTCTGGACCAAGAGTAAGtgacaaaatttataaaacaagcttaaaaacataaattgaaATTATCTTTCCCCCCACAGGGAAGGAACTGGCACCATGAGAGCTGCAGATCGTGGTACAATCAAAAACAATAATGCTCCAGTGGATTTATCTGGCCCCCCTATTCCACCCAAAGTAAGTTCCTGTGATTAGTGATCCATTGCtgggtgttttatttaccaaatGCGTTTTGTGTTGGCTATTCTTTTAGTAGAGCTTTAAATACAAGATAATTTTGTTCGAACAATATTATCAAGcatggtgattatttttgatttgattttctttattttttgccATAAAAGCCACGACAGTACGGCGTCGAGTATTTTGGAGCACAACCGAATGCGCTGGGTCCACCAAGCCGTCCCCCCAAAGACAGTAACTTGGCAAATGCCCCTTCAAGGCCCCCAAAACCACCCCCATACCACATAAACGGAGGGGCTTTTGAAGACGACCCTCCCTTGGTCCCACCACGTCGTCGGAACTCTCCAGCTTTGATCGGGGCATTAGTCGACCCTGCATCTGGTCGTCCTCCAGTACGCCCCATGTCCCGAGCACTGAACGGTGCATCCCAAGACTCGGGTCTTCTTGGCCGCCCCACCCCTCTCATGGCTGTTGCAAAACCCCCGTTGGCCGAACCTGAAGATGACGACGTAACACCAACCGGAAGTCCGAATAAATTCCATCCTCCGTTATCTGAAAGTGTTTCTTCTGCATCGCAGCAGAAAGAATCTGTGAGCATGTGTTTTGTTCTATTTACgttcatattttaattcaaatgCAAGCGTTATTTTTGTTGGAAActgaatttattacaaagcaAATTTCAGGCACTCAGCAAACATTGATTATTGATTCATGCATGTTAagacattattttaatatccCCCAAAAAATGTACAATGCACCCCACCTAAAATTTTCctgctgttttatttttgccacTGCTCTATCTCAACCCTGCTTATGTTTTTCAGTCTACCACGTCATCACAAAACGTTGTCAATGGCCTTCCTCCCACCCCCAAAGTGCATGTGAGTTAAATCAAGAAACAAATTGATCATCAACTTtttgatttctatttttaattgttcacatttaaactttgtgtaaaacaaTCAGCATATACTTAACAATTAATCAGCTTTTGCAGCTAAAATTGCATTATCTGAGATGAAAACTGTAAATTGAACGTAATAATTCTAAccccatttttaaaaaatctgcaTTTACCTCTTATTTCctgttattttagtttatctaCCTTTTTCTTAGATGGGTGCTTGCTTTACCAAAGTATTTAACGGATGTCCATTGAAAATCAATTGTGCTTCAAGCTGGGTAAGTCCTAGTCACCAAATATAGCAATGTTAAAGTTTGGTAGGAAATTTAGTGGTAGAAAGTTAGATATTTGGTAACTTAaagcagacacaaggtgtatgaaacagaacattgtGTTAAAACTACTGACATAGCTGGACCATACAAGGTAATTGAGTAATTAAGGACCTgacccacaaagaatagaattaagttaaatatatttgttccacAGGTTCATCCTGACTCACATGACCAGTACATTCTGTTTGGGGCAGATGAGGGAATATACACACTTAATCTGCATGAGTTGCATGAAAATACCATGGAACAATTATTCCCACGCAAGTGTGTATGGTTGTACGTGATCAGCAATGTTCTAATGTCAATATCTGGTAAATTACTTTGATAATGTCTTACTTTTTGTTGGTATAATGAAGTTTATATAGTACCGGTGGCGGTAATACTGTATGGTTGCTGTTCTTTCTTTAGGTAGTTTAGTTTTAGGTTGTTTAGTAAgtacattgttttaaactaaacaatgTTTTCCAATAAgcataactattaactattTATAGAAATCTATATTTCAGCATAAAAATCACATTATAAGCTGTCAGTTTGAATTAATTACTAGGTTTGGTATGTAAGAGATATCACTTGGGAAACAGCCCAAGCCAACTTTACTTctacatgttttaaatttttgcattttctttctGTGTCTTTATAACTTTTCCACACAACAGGCAATCGGACCCCACAACTATATTCTCACAACCTCGTTGGTTTGCATGAGAACGCACAGCGTACACAGAGAATTCACCTTCCTGAAAAGATGGTGCCAAGGTATGGCTTATTACGTGGAGCAACCAGGGGGGCTTTGggtagtttttaaactgagaattaaaaaaaaattgtttcaattttttcctaatttttttttctgtctgGTCCACTGACTGCTCGCAATAAATGTTAGTTTGAATATTGGGTTTACGTAATCCACAGTCATATtgtaagaaatattataattttctgGTGCAATACCTTTTTACCCAACTATCCCCATTATACAGGAGGTTTGCGGTTTCCACCAAGGTGCCAGATACGAAAAACTGCCAGCGTTGTTCAGTTGTAAGGAACCAATACAATGGACACAAGTATTTGTGTGCTGCACTCCAGCAAGCAGTCGTTCTACTACAGTGGTACGAACCAATGAACAAGTTTCTTCTCATTAAGGTATTTTGTCGattctaaaatactaaattattATCTAAAATATtcgatttgtttttttttgtaatttttaagttacatttttttctttttttttctgaatatgaatatttttatttcctaccaattttattaaatcttCCAATTATTTTGTCAAGCAATTTGACTACCCACTACCCCACCCATTGAGAGTATTTGAACTCCTAGTAACCCCTGATGCAGAATACCCCCTCGTATGTTACGGGGTGAGTCTCGCTACTGCCACAACATCACCAAGTAAGTTGCGTAtctatatttgttgttgtggGTAAACTACAGTGTAAATGTTAATGCAGCATTCAGTGTAGTACTATAGAGTAGACTGCAGGATAtacattctgttacttctgctaccaggcataatgtaaatattttttcaatggcTTATCTGATATGAAAGACATAGTGTATTTCGATTGTTACATCTCCTACTAGCACGACTTATTAGGGAATAGATGActcatagaaacattattctCATGTATGTTATAGCAGTGATTGTCAAACTTGTGAATGGTTTAACTGTTTACCTACAGATAGAGGTGAATGAATGCTGTCAGATACGATTAGTTAAATGGTGGACATCATATACTGAGCTAATATAGAACcaacaagaaataaataaacatgctGATATTCCTTGTAAGCACAACAATTAGTAGATCTTTTACCGTGCACATAAATCAGTCAAAGAACTCTACAcataaacttgtaatatacaatttaattaacatatctatcttacccccaGACAAAGACAGTGGTCCACTGTCGGTTTATCACCTTAACACCATAAACCTGAACACCTCCTCATCGTGGTTTAGCGACCAAGGACAAAGTGGGACACAGCTCGCTGTTGTTAATGTGACGCAGCTTGAGAAAGACACTTTACTTATTTGTCTTGAACGTAAGTATATCTGACCTCTAAAAAATCTTTCAGTGGcccatctggtatgaaaaagtAGTATTTCCAACATATTGTCTGTCAACCGACAAGGCAAATAACAGAATATCTGACTTCTAattgcaaaattaaaaaaaaaacagcaatagCAGCGGAAAACAGCtaaaaatgatttgttttcATAGAGTTATAAGACTATGTTTACAAGTAACACACAATACTACTTGAGGCTTTCAAACTAATTAGCATGACAGCAGCACACTTGGAGTCTCTGTATCTGATttgacaaatatttataaaaaaattaaaacattttttatgtttttgttaatgCTAAAGTTTTGCAGCAAATATTACCTTTTGGCAGTGACTAAATTACTTTATCTGCAACATATTATTATAGTTATATTGTGTTACCTCAGGTGATGTAAAGATAATCAGTCTTTCTGGTAAATTGAAGTCAAGTAGAAAGTTGGCTTCGGAACTCCATTTTGACTTTGTAACAAAGAACATAGGTATGATACAAACACTTGTTGAATGAACATATGATATTACACATTTTAATTCTCAAGTGGCTGGGtaatatgggtgttctgttttatacacatcgtgccccTTCAAGAGGTACTACATATCACatttataaatgatttttttccctgtatggcttacaatttataCCAACCATATtgtaccactgggttggagttaAACTAATTAATCTCAAACTGCtcaaaaacaatgtatttcTGACGTTTTGTCTGCCAATCGGCAAGACTTCAAGAAAGATCAATCAGATTATGTCTGGTAGTggaagtaacaaaataaactagTTAGGATAAAAATAAGCCTAAATTTCACCATGTGTTAAACTTCTTTGTGCAGTTTGTCTCCAAGACAGCATTCTTGCTTTCCATGAGCATGGAATGCAAGGACGGAGTTTCAGAAACAACGAAGTCACACAAGAAATTTGCGACAGAAGTCGGATCTTCCGTCTTCTTAGTTGTTACAGGtgtgaatggatgtaacttatttattatcgTGTTTAAGGGTTATGAAAGTACTTATCACACGGGTgtcatgtttcatacacctcgggccaattcacaagttaccacgcatgcaactttgtgggtgattatttgggggatttttatgttttggtaAAGTATGGGTCgcaattcagacaacccatatTACTGGTCAGTGCAATAACCGAAGTGTTGCCAAAGGATATATTCGGCTATAGTGTTGGCAGCATTAAACTTTTTCTATGTTACAAAACATTCGCTTAGATAATATAACCTTAACCTTAGCTGCTTgtgaaaatgtttatttaacgCTAAGTTTTTATTCCTACAGAGTGATCGTATTAGAAAGCAAACCAACCGACAATCCTAAAGAACTTTCCAACCTTTACATCCTGGCCGGTCATGAAGACATGAGTTCAGTGTTTTAGACGATTGCGCAACATCTGGTCCGCATTCATGACTCGACTTTGCACTTCATTATCCTCGACCATGAGAACATCCAGCTGTGGACGATTGTGCATCTACGTGGAAACCATGCACGTTGTCACTGTATGTCTCATCTAAGTTGTTCTCCAAGCATGTATGCAGCAGCCACGCATGCCTCCATCTTGGAGTGCAAATATACGCAAAGTGGTGACCCCtatgtatataacttgttttatttctgcGCCGGATTGCAACTTTGTGAGCAAACATCTGGCTGGTTTTGGGTTTTATGATTGACAGATTTTCTGCCTTTCTTGTTTTACGTTGCCATTTTACTGCTTCTGATTGAAAGTGCCTGGTCACTCTTTCTTTCGCCTTTGACGTTATTATTTCAAACTGGTGTATACGCTGCAACTATGGCGCGCATAAGTTGCttttaagtagttttttttttccggaaaacatgaaaataatgaactgctgaaatattttgatttttgcatTCAATTTCCGGCGGCATTGACTGTACACAGTGAAcaaagctatatatatatatataactttgtgtaaaattatttatggCTATTTTGCTCGTGGCTTTCAAACCTTACAGCAAACGAGAACTGCAATCGTGCGCAGTTCAGTTTTCATAATTGCCGGCTATAGCCAAATAATATGTGtctgttatattttctttgtatATTTCGCATCTACTATACATGGCCCTATGTTCGAGgtatcaataaataaataaatattggtaATGCGCTTGGACTAATTGTAGTTCATTAAAGATTAGTGATCAGGAATCTTTTAATGGCTCATCTGGAATACACTATTAGCTCttgaaagattatttataatttaaacaatgcttggtagcagaagtacCAGTAAGTTagttataaatacaatattttgtataacttTACCTGTCTGTTCCATTACGATTAAAACATGGACAAAACAACGAGACTGTgccttaaaatatttttttttgtccaaaacgtaaataaaacattagtaTGGTTGCGTTTACCAGCGCttactatttctatttttgcTCTCTTTCGGTCTTGTTTTGAAAGTTTCAGCATAGGGGTTTCAAACCTCGCCAAAGGTTCACGTGCataaaaaaggttaaatatGCGTTAAAAGTTTCTTTATTACTAAGTGGTACGTTTgaatagtaaaatatatttttgtgtggCCTTATGCTTATTAGTTTATCTTGGCAATACGTTTGTTGTTAATGAAAAAACTTTCCGACTTTCTCCTACGTTATCAGACCGCTGAACGTTtatgtaatgtaatgtaactacTTATTAGTACTTACTCATATAGGCACAATCCTGTAACTCCTGAGGGCTTATGACGTACTAACCCTTAACCACTGACACCTAACTTATAACTATAACCACAAGCTACCAACCAGCCTAAATTTACCGTACAGGAGGATTCGTCACTAATTCCAatgttttgtgtatttatagTGTTAGCTGATAATAAAAATGCCGATATTGTGGAGAATAATCAGACCCACTGTTAAGTGCCTGAGTGCCGTTAACAAATCTTCCGCTCTTCATACGAGAGTTTTATTATCAAGAACTGCCACAACTAATGCTGCTGTTGAAGAACCATTGCCACCTCCTGAAAGAGATAATGAAGCCAGAGTGTTTGAACCCAAAATTGTCAATCTGGTTGACTCAATTTCGAGTCTAACCCTTCGGGAAGTTGCGGACTTGAATGAGCTATTAAAATCgacattaaatataaaagacaCCCCAATGATGGCTGCACAGGTAGCGGCTCCAGCAGCTGCAGCAGAAGCAGAGGAAAAACAAGCAGTTCCAGAGAAAACAGAATTTGGAGTAAAACTTTTGGAGTTCTCACCtgcagataaaataaaactgatcaAAGCCATTAAAGCAGTAAAGGAAAACTTTAACTTGGTTCAGGCGAAAAAATTTGTTGAGAGTTTGCCACAGATTGTAAAAGATGAAGCTTCTAAAGAAGAAGCGGAAGAAATGAAGAAGATACTCGAGGAAGCTGGTGGAAAAGTAGACATTGTGTAAAGAATTATTCACATGCATACCATTTTTATAGTGTCGTGAAAATCTAAAGTTTCTGCACGATAATATCTCAGCTTTTCGAGTTTGCCAATTTTGAGTGGGCCTACCTAGTTggtttctaaaaatataaccATATGAGCTTCTTAATTAAATGTTTGGATACTTACTAAGTCAATTCTTGACAGTTCATTTAATAACCCATCAAGTATGATAGTTCCTGTGCTTTTTAAGAACTGTAACATCCATTTTTCTTCCTagaacataaatataatagtAGAGTGATTTTGCAACAATGGTTATATGCAAGTTCTACCAACAAGGTAACTGCAAATTTGGAAGCCGATGTTATAATGAACATGTAAGGTATAATGAGAACAGAAGCAGAGGTCAACAAAGGAGTCAAAATGGTAACtattattcaattttaaacatacaCCAACCACtggaatataattttaaagtaaactgTCTTAcgaattgtttgttttattttagacaaCTACGGCAACAGAGGTCGTAATCAAAACTATGTTCAGCCTTCTCGATTTGATGATTCGAATCGGCAACATAAATCCCACACAACAGGTCGGTTGCACGTTTGTCTTCAATGGTTTTCACTGATACGTTATACATGTGTAAATGtgtaataacatatatatgccTGTTTTCTATTACCAGATAACTACAGCAGTCCATTTAACAGAGGTGGAAGCAACAACACAAATTTTTCCTCTGGGTCAGAAAAACACCATACACAACAAAGCATAGAcaagtatttaattaaaaacatattttttaaaaatatattgataCAATAGTTTATATCCAATTCAATTCTCTTTTTGGGTgctgtgaatgaatgaatgaaacttactttatcctggcgtgaccggaaaacgaaagtcgATATAACACACGGGttttgatacacctcgtgccagcttacgagttgccatgtatgttacttattggGTGATTATTCTTTGGgggaatattttaatttttatatatatggccagtgacgcagccagaaaaaaaaagtaaggGAGGGGGCGgtttaatcaaaatattttttaaaatattttgtcaaaCTATGCAACATGCACAGCTTTCACCTGTTATTTCTTCAGCagacaaatttaaaagaaaccTAAAACTACAAAGTATAAACCACTGACTTCCAATGTTTTATATGCCATGTTGCAAAGTTATCATGGTGGTAACAGTGAGATATCACCGTTCACCACATTTGTACAAATTGCTACTATTTCCAAAATACAGTagaacccacaaagttaaatacatacCAACATGTAAGCAGGTGTAAATTAGCACGTGTGTCATAACAACTGTCCTTGGCTGGCCACACAAGggaaaatatataactttcaTTTATTCCTACAGATTCCATTGGACCTCAAAATCCCAATCAAATCGCTTCAACGCTTTGGCTGAGTTAGAAGAACCTCCATTATCATCCAATACTGTTCAATCAGAAGACCATGCATCTATGTTTAAGACAATATCAGAAGACATGGCTCTGTGGCCAAGTTCAAAAATGTGGCCGTTTTCATGTTATTCATATGCAAAGGAGAAAAATTGCGTAGAAGGTAAAGTGAACCTTTTTTATTGCttgtataaattgtataacatcagtatttgtgtaaaatgcacaagttgtattttaatgtttacatgtgtaaattaatgtaacatgtttttctttttttaccttacacaactaaatattttaagttaaaaatatagtttataagattgatttttattggtattaaaaacattgatattataatttacaagCAAACTTTGTGCAAAATAAGGTTTGGCCGACATACAACCTGAGGAAATCCGTACTTTGTATTATCTTTATGGTTTGGAGCGATATCGAAATATCTTGGATGAAGTTGAACTTATCTACACAAAGTtagtatttaatataaatataggaATCGATAGGATACaatttcataattctttgaatgttttttgtttactaccaaatgggacaagaagtAGTGTAAAGGTATCttatcttcctccaccctactatacaatatacactCTTACCACAAAACTACattgttaaagtaaaaacttaaacttatTCACTTCACAGACGCAAGGAAGAGTTGAGATACATGAGTGAGGAAACAAAGTCTTCACTTTTATTACAACTTGGATCATCAATAGAGTCTAACCCATCTGCTGGCCTCTCTATTTATTCTTTGTACGGTCCTGGCACAGGTGAGTATTATTTCTAATTTATGTtggatatttattttgtaatgtttagtattttgtttatatttcggaaactgttttttctaattaatgcacaaaacaaaacagtgtTGTCTGTCAGGCTCAGCTTCAATGTAAACACATCATGTTGTACTTGtgtttattacattatacACTATGTTTCGTTGCAGCAggtgttttaaatactaaatGTTACATTCAGTGAATTAGAATATATGATGTGTCTGTCGTAGAATATCCTTTTAACAATCATGCGCGTTTGACTTAGGACATCTTTTCAGTTTTACCTATTTTTTATAGAGTTTAAGTCTTCTTCAAAAGTAGCAGATGTTGCTGCGTTTCCTACTCAATCCACCGTAAACCCGACCGTTACTAGCACAACAACTGATTTGTTCAAACCCGCTGTTGCACAATCCAACCCATCTGCTTTACCGCCACCTAGCAGTAGTTTTATTCAACCACCGCCAGCGACTGGTGGCGCACTAGGGCAAATGTTTAAGACAGTTCCAGCCGCTGAGACAAAACCGTTGGTATCGGTGTCATTAACTACGCAAGACCCGACGTACACAGATAAAACTGAACTAACAGCAACTGAACTGCAGCAGTTTGAAGCGCAAAGCTTCACGTTAGGCAAAATCCCAATGCGTCCTCCCCCCAAAGACCTATGCAGGTAGCACAACATGAAGATCTCATGACCATACGTGGACTACCATACACAGCGTATCTTTAAAACATCTACAGTTCGGCTATGCCATATCGTAGTCGATCGACCAAAGCTTTGAAAACATCGATTCATTCGACGTCTTTCATCCACAAACAACTATAATGCCTCCAATTTTGCGACGACTAATATATCATTAAGTGCTCGAGTTACCAACGGTTCCTATCACAAATCCGGATAATAACACGTACATCGTTATATCGAGTTCTTACCCACACTCCATCTATAAGATCGAGTTGTGCATGTTAACGTGTAAGTGTCAAAGACGTGTTCTGTTTATGTGTGCTTACGTTAACTGTCGGACCGCTCGGTCAGTTTCTGCTGGATaccgtttatttattttcctcTCGCCTCCCCAGATTATATCTTAACGCAATTACTTCTTTCTCTGTGGCTCGCATTATGAAACATAACGCGTGGGTAGTTCACTAAAGTATTTACCACCAACTATTAAAAAgcatttctaaaatatttaggACCAgttttgcaacaaatattttttaaattaaggtaATGCTCGcaattcattaaatattgtaagcaattgtaattttaaagatAAAGAAGCTAAATAATGTGCGGTTTTCCTTttcatagatatatatatgtcattTACAAACCCTACAGAAACTTAATATATAGCGCCACAATCCACCGGTTTTGCGTCAACCAATAACCACTTCGGATTAGGTTAAGGTTTACCGCAGGTTAAATAAAGCTGCATTAGCACGGTGACCTACTATGGGTTAACGCGAACTATGACTAGAATGCAAGAAATTCTTCCACGAAGAGCTAGGATAATAATCTACTGGAGTTTGGCCAATTGTactttatttcatgttttgtttgcCTACAATGAATATAAACAGTGTTGGGAGAACTTAAAGGTgtattagattcgaatacagcTTATTAGTTCCAGCGAACAGTTTGCAAAATATCCAGTTACTCTTATAATGGTACATATCCAATTCGCCGAGTAAAGCTCGCCAAACCGGCTGGTCTGCTCAGGAATGTTCTAGAATCGTTTTCTGCTTAGTTTCTTTATTATTGTCGTAAATCGGTATATTAGTTGCAAGTGCAGACGACTGTTGGCTTTTCTACGACTCGTGACTTTTGCTGTTGGGGTATAACgggttgtgtttatttaacatactGCGAGTATTTCAGCGTATTCATGTACATCGATTTCCACGATGAATCGTCCTTGTTACACTGCTAGTTTCGAGTGGGACAGCACACAGACACGACTAAATATGCGGCCTCCTAGGTGCTTGCgtttgttttttgaatatttaagcCGCGGTAATCGGATCCGTGGTTCGCCGAGTCGCGATTTGGATACAGCAGTTACAACAACATTGTTTTCCCTCTCCGGTAAATGTATTCTTGTCTAAAAATTTGAGCacgttttatataaaagaCGATGTACATCGACATTGATAGTGAAACGCAACGAACAAAACAAACGCAATCCAGGGTGGCGAAACTCGTGATAAAAAAGATTGGAGAAACTTGGCTCGGAATGCTGAACGAGATGGGCTATTAAGCGCCCTTAATACTGCAAGCTGTGCAAAAATTAGGCAGTGGTAAACGCGCGGTTGTCTGCTAGCTATATGGTGAGAGCTTGGGTGTAAAAAACAGAGTGGTTTGTGTTATAACCCGACTAACTGGAAAATTACCAGTTAGTTGGCGAATGTAAGTAAATTGCGGTGAAAGGCCGAGACCACAAAGCCGTTTCGCAAGTCGGCGACAACTATATGATTATGGTTTAACCTGCGTGGCAATTTTTAGGATAATAGACGGGAGATTGTCGGTCCGGAGATGTGCGGCACGAAAACAACGATTGGCAG
Protein-coding sequences here:
- the LOC100181079 gene encoding mitogen-activated protein kinase kinase kinase kinase 5 isoform X2; amino-acid sequence: MMMNPSADISRKNPQDDFELLQRVGSGTYGDVYKARHNVSKELAAIKVIKLEPGDDFSIIQQEIIMMKDCKHDNIVAYFGSYLRRDKLWIAMEYCGGGSMQDIYHITGPLDEKLIAYVCRETLKGLAYLHSKGKMHRDIKGANILLTDEGSVKLADFGVSAQITQTIAKRKSFIGTPYWMAPEVAAVERKGGYNQQCDVWAVGITAIEFGELQPPMFDLHPMRALFLMSKSSFQPPKLKDKQKWSTDFHSFVKAALTKNPRRRPSSEKMLQHSFVTQDGLVAKLGSDMLKRSREPQIGEGTVLQDEDDEDELISVIPKRRIQSSRPKEERQGKTKSEAILGDIQFQPPVTRETDLEENDERWTSEEVSSKGHDAILDQEEGTGTMRAADRGTIKNNNAPVDLSGPPIPPKPRQYGVEYFGAQPNALGPPSRPPKDSNLANAPSRPPKPPPYHINGGAFEDDPPLVPPRRRNSPALIGALVDPASGRPPVRPMSRALNGASQDSGLLGRPTPLMAVAKPPLAEPEDDDVTPTGSPNKFHPPLSESVSSASQQKESSTTSSQNVVNGLPPTPKVHMGACFTKVFNGCPLKINCASSWVHPDSHDQYILFGADEGIYTLNLHELHENTMEQLFPRKCVWLYVISNVLMSISGNRTPQLYSHNLVGLHENAQRTQRIHLPEKMVPRRFAVSTKVPDTKNCQRCSVVRNQYNGHKYLCAALQQAVVLLQWYEPMNKFLLIKQFDYPLPHPLRVFELLVTPDAEYPLVCYGVSLATATTSPNKDSGPLSVYHLNTINLNTSSSWFSDQGQSGTQLAVVNVTQLEKDTLLICLERDVKIISLSGKLKSSRKLASELHFDFVTKNIVCLQDSILAFHEHGMQGRSFRNNEVTQEICDRSRIFRLLSCYRVIVLESKPTDNPKELSNLYILAGHEDMSSVF
- the LOC100181079 gene encoding mitogen-activated protein kinase kinase kinase kinase 3 isoform X4; amino-acid sequence: MMMNPSADISRKNPQDDFELLQRVGSGTYGDVYKARHNVSKELAAIKVIKLEPGDDFSIIQQEIIMMKDCKHDNIVAYFGSYLRRDKLWIAMEYCGGGSMQDIYHITGPLDEKLIAYVCRETLKGLAYLHSKGKMHRDIKGANILLTDEGSVKLADFGVSAQITQTIAKRKSFIGTPYWMAPEVAAVERKGGYNQQCDVWAVGITAIEFGELQPPMFDLHPMRALFLMSKSSFQPPKLKDKQKWSTDFHSFVKAALTKNPRRRPSSEKMLQHSFVTQDGLVAKLGSDMLKRSREPQIGEGTVLQDEDDEDELISVIPKRRIQSSRPKEERQGKTKSEAILGDIQFQPPVTRETDLEENDERWTSEEVSSKGHDAILDQEEGTGTMRAADRGTIKNNNAPVDLSGPPIPPKSTTSSQNVVNGLPPTPKVHMGACFTKVFNGCPLKINCASSWVHPDSHDQYILFGADEGIYTLNLHELHENTMEQLFPRKCVWLYVISNVLMSISGNRTPQLYSHNLVGLHENAQRTQRIHLPEKMVPRRFAVSTKVPDTKNCQRCSVVRNQYNGHKYLCAALQQAVVLLQWYEPMNKFLLIKQFDYPLPHPLRVFELLVTPDAEYPLVCYGVSLATATTSPNKDSGPLSVYHLNTINLNTSSSWFSDQGQSGTQLAVVNVTQLEKDTLLICLERDVKIISLSGKLKSSRKLASELHFDFVTKNIVCLQDSILAFHEHGMQGRSFRNNEVTQEICDRSRIFRLLSCYRVIVLESKPTDNPKELSNLYILAGHEDMSSVF